In Ciconia boyciana chromosome 12, ASM3463844v1, whole genome shotgun sequence, a genomic segment contains:
- the TSC22D3 gene encoding TSC22 domain family protein 3 isoform X2 → MSTGMYQSPMEVAVYQLHNFSISFFSSLLGGDVVSVKLDNSASGASVVAIDNKIEQAMDLVKNHLMYAVREEVEVLKEQIKELLEKNSQLERENSLLKTLASPEQLEKFQSRLPTEVLCPEEQSPGAAAPAQHSGGSAV, encoded by the exons ATGAGCACCGGCATGTACCAGTCCCCCATGGAGGTGGCTGTCTACCAGCTCCACAActtctccatctcctttttctcctccctgctcgGGGGGGACGTGGTCTCCGTGAAGCTCGACAACAG TGCCTCCGGAGCCAGCGTGGTGGCCATCGACAACAAGATCGAGCAGGCGATG GATCTTGTGAAAAATCACCTGATGTACGCAGTgcgggaggaggtggaggtCCTGAAAGAGCAAATCAAAGAACTGTTGGAGAAAAACTCCCAGCTGGAGCGTGAGAACAGCCTCCTGAAGACCCTCGCCAGCCCCGAGCAGCTGGAGAAGTTCCAGTCCCGGCTCCCCACGGAGGTCCTGTGCCCGGAGGAGCAGAGCCCCGGGGCAGCTGCCCCGGCCCAGCACTCGGGGGGCTCTGCGGTGTAA